Proteins co-encoded in one Methanobacterium formicicum DSM 3637 genomic window:
- a CDS encoding DedA family protein, with translation MFSEIINSLESFIMVNVSWTVFLGCILEQIIVPIPASLIVVSSTFILLKGTSFSIAALGTLIVKIVIPASLGITLGSFVYYILAYKLGKPFIERTSKYLGVSVKDVEDVEKKFKESRYDDIFMFLARCFPVIPSIAINLFCGLIRYDLKKYIITTFMGSAVQILGWGLLAWFFGNIYQVLEDKISYIGNIITVIIVLVVIYFIIMKKREKK, from the coding sequence ATGTTTTCGGAAATAATTAACAGCTTGGAATCATTTATCATGGTTAACGTGTCCTGGACAGTTTTTTTAGGCTGCATCCTGGAACAGATAATTGTGCCCATTCCAGCTAGTTTAATAGTTGTAAGTTCAACCTTCATCCTTCTGAAGGGAACTAGCTTTTCAATAGCTGCACTGGGGACTTTAATTGTCAAAATTGTGATCCCTGCTTCTTTGGGGATTACTTTAGGTTCATTTGTTTATTATATTCTGGCATATAAACTGGGAAAACCTTTCATAGAACGAACCAGTAAATATCTTGGAGTTTCTGTTAAAGATGTGGAAGATGTGGAAAAGAAGTTCAAAGAGAGTCGCTATGATGATATATTCATGTTCCTGGCCCGTTGTTTTCCAGTAATCCCCAGCATAGCCATCAATCTTTTCTGTGGTCTAATTCGGTACGACCTAAAAAAATATATTATCACCACGTTCATGGGTTCTGCAGTCCAGATATTGGGATGGGGACTGCTGGCATGGTTCTTTGGAAACATTTACCAGGTGTTAGAAGACAAAATATCCTATATAGGTAATATTATCACTGTAATTATTGTGTTAGTGGTTATATATTTCATAATCATGAAAAAGCGCGAAAAAAAATAA